The Desulfovibrio desulfuricans DSM 642 DNA segment GCTCAAGCGCAGGTTTGGCATCGCGCAGCAGTACGGCCTCTGTGCCGCTGCCTCCGGCCTGCAAAATGCGCGGCAGCAATCCGCCGTACTGATCCTGCCGTTGGGCAAGAAATGCCGTCAGCACCCTGTCCACAGGAAGAGTGGCAAAAAGCACGGCAACGGGGACGCTTTCGCCCCGGCCCAGCACTTCGTACATGGGATCGGCCAGATCAATAACCATTGTGTCGCCAAGAGCGCGCACAGGGCCAAAGACAACAGTCTTTTTGTCCACGGCGCGGGTCACAAGGCCCACCTGGGCCTCGCCAAGGGGCGCATCCTCTTTGCTCACCACAAAGGGATTGCCCTTGGGCGAAACAATCCGAGCAGAAACCCAGTTTTTGCCGCGCGCAAAGTCCCGCAGCAGATCCTGCATATAGCCCATCTGCTCGGCAAGATTGCGCAGCGATTCATCGCCGTTTTCCATGGCATCCGGCGCGGAAAGGCGCGCCTCGCCATCGGAGCCAAGGTTGCGCACATCCACGGCAAACAGGCGGAACATCTCCGCGCTGCTCACAAGCCGCGCCTGCTCAACAACGGTTGCATGCCACGCGCGGATGGATTCCAGCGATTTATCCACCCACGATTGCTGCATTTCACGCTGGTTATTCAGAATATCCTGTGTAACATTCTTGAGCTGCAAGGTGCAGAGGCCGTAGGCCACAGCCGCAGTCACAACAAAAAGCGACAGGCTGACAGCAGCCACCGCGGCTTTTTTCAGACGATAGCGACCAGCAACGGATTGCTCATTAAGTTCCTGCGTTTTCATGGGCTTATCCTATAGTACATTGCGCATTAACGTACCGTTAGCGGTGAAAACCCTCCCACACCAAGGGTGCGGGCTGCGCGCTGCATGCCTGCGGCGGCTTTAGTCTATCTTGCGGCCCTTCAAATGGGCCCACCGACCGAATTCACTGACCGAATACTGCGGGCTGTACTGCCGCACCTTGGTGTGCGAAAGCACTGAATTACTGAGATTATCCAGAATAAAGGCATCGTCGTTCAGGTACACCACCAGAACAGCATGGGCAAAATTTCTGATTGTGTCGCGCACAACAACAACACGCATGCTTTCGGGCGGAATGCCCAATTCCTTAAGAGTAAAATACTTGATAATGGAATAGTCTTCGCAGTCGCCAGACTTTTTCAGAAATTCCGCAGGAATTTCCCAATAATCTTCCTGCCGCCAGTTGACGATATCTTCCACATAGGGCCACGTATTCCAGAAAGAATTTACGTAGCGCAGCAGTTCCATCTTGTTGTTCACCGGGGCTTTGGACTTGAACGTGTCCCAGGTAACGCCCTTTTTGAACACCTTGCCGGGTATGAATATGGGATCCATCTGGTTGCGCTTGAGCAGATCAAGCCAGCCCGGCAGAGTGGATAAGGGGCGTTTGAACTCCACAGTGCCGAAAAGCTGCACCTTGGAATCATGCGCAGGCGCTGCGGGCTGTGCTGCGGATTGCGCCGCGCCTTTTGCGGCATCCGGCGTCGCGACCTTGGCGGGGGCGTTGACTGCGGCGGAAGAATCAGGCTTTCCAGTTTGTTGCGATGATTCAGGGGATGGGGGCTGCTCTGCGCTATCGGCGTCCGTCTGAGGCTGAACGCTGGAATCAGCGTCTGCCTGCTGGATTGTCTGGGGGCCAGATTGCTGGCCCGATTGCAGCCCTGGCTGCTGCTCTGGCTGCTGATCAGCAGTGGGCAAAGCGGAGTTTGCCCCATTGCTGCCGTTCTGTTCAGCCCCCGTGCTCGCCTGATCAGTTGCTGCAACAGACGGTGCCGCATTGTTTTCCGCAGCGGCGGAAGACACGGCTGGCGGCTCGGAAACTTCGGCATTGCCAATGGCTGCGCGTGGTTGAAGATTGAGCGAACCAGCCTGGGCGGGGTTCCAGCCATTTACCCAGAACAGCAGACACACCAAAAGGGCCGCCATGCCCCCGGAGAGGGCCGCGACCAGTGCAAATTTGGAGTATCGAAGTTTTGGCATAGGCTCACCGATCACAGGTGTGCAAGTTGCGGCATACTATACTGCCGCCTATGGAGCGTCCAGTGGTCAGAGGCGTTTTGGCTTATTTTTCGGATGGCTATGTCCCAGCTTCCCCTAGTGCCGTGCACCATGCACCATTCCTCAATAAAGCATTGCTGAATGTTGCTGCACACACATACCAGAGGCAATTATGCCCGCCCGCAAGCTGCAAAACTTCACAGACACTGCTGCAGAGTCAGTATGGGGCCGGATGCGCCTAAGTGCCTGAGTCTGCCAGTGCAGCCACATCAAGCCAGTGGCGCACCTGCACATCCTTGCCCCCCGCAGCTGAAAGCTGCATGACGCAACCGCTGCACCCGGTGACGATGTGCCGGATTTCAGAAGCAAAGCCTTCCAGGCATTTGCGCGCCATGTCTGCCGAAAGATCGGGGTTGGACATTTTCAATATGCCGCCCATGCCGCAGCACAGGCCAGTGCCTTTTTTCAAGCCCGGCAGCCCCGCCGTGAGCAGGGGCAAATCAGGATCAGCAGTACCCCAGTGGCAGGGCTGGTGATAACCCACCGCTGCCGGGGCCTTGCCTGTGGGGCTGATCTGCGGTTCTACAAGCAGGGAGGAAAGCCCAACGCACTTCTGCTTCCACTCCTTGCCCTCCTCAGCCGACATAACGGCGGTGTAGCTATCAAGGCTGTGCTTGCACGAAGCGCAAAAGCTTGCAATCAGGGGTTTGCCAGCCTTGCGCCAAAGTTCAAGATTGCGCTCGCGCACTTCTGCCAGGGCCCCCAACTGCCCGGCATGGTGCAACGTGCCGCCGCAGCAGGCAAAATCCGCAATGTCCACAAGGTCGTATCCCCAGCCTGCCAGCAGTTGCCGGGCATTGGATATCCAGCGGGGACGCGCATTTTTTGCCGTACAGCCGCTGAACAGGGCCACCCTGACGCCGCTGACCTTCTGGCTGGGCCGCAGGGTCATCCATGGTTCGCAAGGCTCCAGATCAACCAGCGCGCGGGCGGTTTCCACAGAAGACCGCAACACGCCGGGAATAATGGAATCTGGGGCAAGCATGGCGATTTTTCCCGCCATGGGCCACAGTGGGCCAGCGCGGCGAATCCACATATCCCAGAGAGTTTGCGTCCAGTGAGGGTTACGTGCCCGCGCCTCGGCCAGCAGATCGCTGGTGGAAAGCTTACGCGCGCAGGCCTGCTGACACCGCTCGCACCCTGCGCAGAGGCGCGCCAGTTCGCGGATATCCTCCCAGGGCAGGGACGAATCCAGGCTGCCGCCAAACTCGGGATCAATCTGCTCCAGAAGCAGTCGCTTGCCCTTGGGCGCGTATTCCTCGCGCTTGTAGAGCGCGTACACAGGGCAGACGTTCAGGCATTCGCCGCATTGCGTACAGCCGCGTTTCATTTCAGTACCCCTTGCCGGGATTGAGAATACCGTTGGGATCAAAGACACGGCGCAAGCGCAGCATGAGGGCATGTTCCTTCTGCCCGAGCTGTTTGCCAACTTCTTTCAGGCATCCGCCGCCGTGCTCGCCAGAAAGGCTGCCGCCACATTCAAGGGCTGCCGCATCCAGTTCGTGATGGGTTTTCTGTGTGCGGCGGGCATCGTCAGCGTCAGAGGCATCGTAATGCAGATTGGCGTGGATGTTGCCATCGCCAGCATGCCCAAAGGCGATAAGGCGCTTGCCGTTGCTGGCGGCAATTTCTTCAAATCTGCGCACGGCCTTGAGAATGGAGCCGCGCGGCACGGCCATGTCGCCGCCGATGCGGTCTGGCCCGAGTACATAGGAGGCTGCCGAAACCCTGCGTCTGTAGGCCCACAGTTTGTCTTCCTCTTGCTTGCCCACGCCTTCCATACGCCACAGGGCGTCATCAAGCTGGTTGGCGAGACGGGCATTCTCCAGCGGCACAGTCTCCTTGCTGCCGTCCACCTGAAACAGCAGCAGCGATTTGACGCTGTCCGGCCACGGCACCTCGCCGGTTCTGGCAAGGATTTCCAGCACGGTTTCATTCATGAATTCCACCGCGCAGGGCAGGATACCTGCGGCAAAAACCTTGCTCATGGAGGCCAGGGCGGCATCCAGCGAAGGATAACCCACAAGCACCGATGCCGAGGCCTCGGGCCTGGGCAAAAGCTTGAGAATAAGCCTGGTCACAATGCCAAGGGTGCCCTCGCTGCCCACAAAGAGCCGCCCGAGGTCAAGGCCTATGACATCCTTGTGGGAGCGGCCCCCGAACTTCACCAGTTCGCCGCCGGGCAACACGGCCTCCAGGCCAAGCACGTAATCGCGGGTAACGCCGTATTTTACGGCGCGCAGGCCCCCGGCGCAGGTGATGACATTGCCGCCAACGCTGGTTGCCTTGCCGCTGGCCGGATCCGGCGGGTAAAACATGCCCAGCTTTTCGCACTCGGCCTGAAGCAGAGCCGTATTAACGCCCGGCTCCACCACGGCAACAAAATCTTCCTTATTGATTTCGATGATTTTATCCATGCCCAGCATGGAAACCACAATGCCGGGAACCGTGGGCACGCAGCCGCCGGAAAGGCTGGTGCCGCGCCCGCGCGGGTGCACGGCCACATGCTCCGCATCTGCCCATCGCATAAATTCGCACAACTGCCCGGCACTCTCGGGCCGAACCATGGCCAGCACCGTACCCGTAAGCAGGCTGGCATCGGATGCGTAAACGCGCAGCACCTTGGGGTCAAAGGACACGCCGTCCTTGAACAGATCCACAAGAAACTTCTTGTGCTCAGGGGTGAGCGAGGTCAGAAATTCCCCTGTCATGGCATACTCCAGTGCGGTTATTGCTGCGCAGCAACATTCATTCGGCGGGCCGCCGAAAGGGATACACAAAAAATCTGCTCTACATGCCCAGCCTGCCTGACGCAGAGGGCGCAATCTGTCATGCAGCGCCTCTGTAGCGACGGCGTCAGTGGGCAGCGGAAAAGCCACTGATTACAGGCCATTGACGGCAAATTCGCTGACGCTGACCAGTGCGACAACATATCGCAGGACGAAAATGATGTCACTCCCGCACGAAAAACGGCAACCGCAGAACGGTTGCCGTTTCCCTTCTCAGGTCATTGAACTCTGCCAGCCTATGACGACTGATCTTTCAACTCCTTGATAAGACCGGAAAGCGACAGAGCCAGATCTTCCAGCCGCCGGGTGGCCTGGAGCGAGGCTTCGGCGCGCTCGTCCGTCTGACCGGCGATGGCGTTGATTTCGTCAATGGACTTGTTGATTTCTTCAGATGTGGCGGCCTGCTGCTCTGCCGCAGTGGCAATGGACTGAATCTGCCCTGCCGACTGGTTTGTGCTGGTAACAATGTCGCCCAGCGCCGCACCGGATTCGCCAGCCAGCGATGAGGCATGGTCAAGACCCTGCACGGCTTCTTCCACAGACTGCAAGTTGATTCCTGCCACCCGCTGGATGGAGAGGATTGAGTCGCTCACTTCCTTGGTGGCGTGCATGGTCTTTTCTGCCAGTTTGCGCACTTCATCGGCCACAACGGCAAAG contains these protein-coding regions:
- a CDS encoding transglutaminase-like cysteine peptidase, whose product is MPKLRYSKFALVAALSGGMAALLVCLLFWVNGWNPAQAGSLNLQPRAAIGNAEVSEPPAVSSAAAENNAAPSVAATDQASTGAEQNGSNGANSALPTADQQPEQQPGLQSGQQSGPQTIQQADADSSVQPQTDADSAEQPPSPESSQQTGKPDSSAAVNAPAKVATPDAAKGAAQSAAQPAAPAHDSKVQLFGTVEFKRPLSTLPGWLDLLKRNQMDPIFIPGKVFKKGVTWDTFKSKAPVNNKMELLRYVNSFWNTWPYVEDIVNWRQEDYWEIPAEFLKKSGDCEDYSIIKYFTLKELGIPPESMRVVVVRDTIRNFAHAVLVVYLNDDAFILDNLSNSVLSHTKVRQYSPQYSVSEFGRWAHLKGRKID
- a CDS encoding (Fe-S)-binding protein, which gives rise to MKRGCTQCGECLNVCPVYALYKREEYAPKGKRLLLEQIDPEFGGSLDSSLPWEDIRELARLCAGCERCQQACARKLSTSDLLAEARARNPHWTQTLWDMWIRRAGPLWPMAGKIAMLAPDSIIPGVLRSSVETARALVDLEPCEPWMTLRPSQKVSGVRVALFSGCTAKNARPRWISNARQLLAGWGYDLVDIADFACCGGTLHHAGQLGALAEVRERNLELWRKAGKPLIASFCASCKHSLDSYTAVMSAEEGKEWKQKCVGLSSLLVEPQISPTGKAPAAVGYHQPCHWGTADPDLPLLTAGLPGLKKGTGLCCGMGGILKMSNPDLSADMARKCLEGFASEIRHIVTGCSGCVMQLSAAGGKDVQVRHWLDVAALADSGT
- a CDS encoding FAD-binding oxidoreductase; this encodes MTGEFLTSLTPEHKKFLVDLFKDGVSFDPKVLRVYASDASLLTGTVLAMVRPESAGQLCEFMRWADAEHVAVHPRGRGTSLSGGCVPTVPGIVVSMLGMDKIIEINKEDFVAVVEPGVNTALLQAECEKLGMFYPPDPASGKATSVGGNVITCAGGLRAVKYGVTRDYVLGLEAVLPGGELVKFGGRSHKDVIGLDLGRLFVGSEGTLGIVTRLILKLLPRPEASASVLVGYPSLDAALASMSKVFAAGILPCAVEFMNETVLEILARTGEVPWPDSVKSLLLFQVDGSKETVPLENARLANQLDDALWRMEGVGKQEEDKLWAYRRRVSAASYVLGPDRIGGDMAVPRGSILKAVRRFEEIAASNGKRLIAFGHAGDGNIHANLHYDASDADDARRTQKTHHELDAAALECGGSLSGEHGGGCLKEVGKQLGQKEHALMLRLRRVFDPNGILNPGKGY